In one Vulgatibacter incomptus genomic region, the following are encoded:
- the arfB gene encoding alternative ribosome rescue aminoacyl-tRNA hydrolase ArfB — MLGAIHIRGSVFIPEAELSWRFSRSSGPGGQHVNTTDSAVELSFDVAGSRALPGLFKERALQRLAGRLSGDGVITVRASDNRSQLRNREAALAKLATLLAEATAPPPRPRRPTKPTRGSKERRLAGKQHRGAIKKGRSGSYQD, encoded by the coding sequence GCTCGGTCTTCATCCCCGAGGCCGAGCTGAGCTGGCGCTTCTCCCGCTCCTCCGGGCCGGGCGGCCAGCACGTGAACACCACCGACTCGGCGGTCGAGCTGTCGTTTGATGTCGCCGGCTCACGCGCGCTGCCGGGCCTGTTCAAGGAGCGGGCGCTGCAGCGCCTCGCGGGCCGCCTCTCTGGCGACGGCGTGATCACCGTGCGGGCGTCGGACAACCGCTCGCAGCTCCGCAACCGGGAGGCTGCGCTGGCGAAGCTGGCGACGCTCCTCGCCGAGGCCACGGCGCCGCCGCCCCGCCCGCGTCGTCCGACGAAGCCCACCCGCGGCTCGAAGGAGCGCCGCCTCGCCGGCAAGCAGCACCGCGGGGCGATCAAGAAGGGTCGATCGGGGTCCTACCAAGACTGA